Below is a window of Haloglycomyces albus DSM 45210 DNA.
TTTCCGACCCGCACGTAGCCGGCCTCGGCCAGCGCGGGAAGCTCTCGGTACACTTGGCTTCGCGTCATGGTCCAAAACGGCCCGAGTCGTCGACTCGCTTCGGCCATGAGTTGGCCCCCGGTCATTGATCCTTCGTGCAACAGCCCCAAAAGTGCTGCGGACGTTGCGTTCAGTTCTTTTCCTGCCATGTGAGAGAGAATGCCACGTCCCTTCACATTTTGCAAGTGGACTGAGCCGATACGTCGATGTCTGCGACTAGCTTTTGGACTGTACTTTTTCCAAATTTGTTGGGACACAATAGATAATCTCGGACAGGACGTTGTGGACGGCGGGAGTTTCGAGAATTGCAATCCTGTCACCACCCGCGATCAGGTAGTCCAATGCGGAGCCCGGTTTAACCATGATTGCCGGGAAGTGGGCTTCCCAGGTGCTCTTCGCCGGGTACCTGATCCGTATCGTCCTCATTGTCCGGTTCTTCGCTCGGTTCAGGCTCGTCCGTCTCAAGAGGTTCTTCCGATTCGGACTCCCCAGGATCCTCGCCACCTTCCGGACCGTCGCTCGCCGGCTCGTCCGAGGAGGGCTGCGGCTCCCTCGGTGTTTCCGACTCCTCCTGGCTCGACGCCGGGTCCGGAGAGGACTCTTCCACCGAGACGGACGGCTGATCGTCCCCAGCGGTCTCCTCCGCGTCTCCGCGAGGGAAGAACAGCAAGGCACCCACCAGCGACAGTCCAACGGCGATTCCCGCTGCCAAGGTAACCGTCGCCGTGCGGGTGTGCCGTCCTCCGTCGGCAGGGGCGGCGACAGCGACCGGGGGTTGCGGCGGCGTCGGCTCCATCGCCGGGGCGAGCCGCCGATCGACGAGCCGGTAGTGGGTGACCGCTCCCGCCGCACGGGAAAGTCGCGGCGCTACCGCACGCAGCCCTTGGGCGAACTGCGCCGCGCTGGGGCGTTCGTTCGGCCGCACGGTGAGCGCGGCGGCCAGTAGGTTCCACAGTTGCCCGTCGACGTCGACGGGGCACGGAGGGATCTGATCGACGTGGCGGCGCAGGACGGTCTCGACGTCGCCTCCTCCGCGGTACGGATTACCTCCGCTCATGCACTCGAAGAGCACCACGGCGAGCGCGTACACGTCGCTCGCACCGCTCACCGGCTGCCCGAGGGCTATTTCGGGGGCGGCGTATTCGGCGGTTCCGTGGGAGGGCGGGCGCGGGTCGTCGTGCGGGCGGACGGTACCGAAGTCGATCAACTTGGCCTGGTAGTCCTCCCCCAGCAGAATATTGCCGGGCTTGACGTCGCCGTGAATCAGGCCGGTGTCGTGCACGTGGGCGAGGGCTTGAGCGACGTCGGCGCAAAGCAGCGCGGCGGAGTGTGGGCTGAGCGGGCCGTCCTGACGTACCCGGTTTTTGAGGTCGCCGTTGGGCACATGTTCCAGCACCGTGGCGGCGATGTCGTCGGTGACGATGAAGTCTTTGACTTCGACGATGTTGGGGTGGGAGAGTTCGGCCAGAGCCTCGGCCTCGGCGAAGAAGGCCTCGACGCTGTCGGTTTCGGCGCGTAGCCGTGGGTGGAGGACCTTCACCGCCACCGGCTCTTCGGTAACCTGGTCGACTCCCTGCCAGACGGCTGCGGCTCCTCCGCCGGCGATCTCGGACTGTAGTTCGTAGCGTTGCGCGAGTATCCGGGTCATCGTCTGTCCTCTTCCGCTGGGCTGAGTCTGCGTCCCAGCTTAGGCGCGCTCGAAAGCGTTATGGAGTACGGCGACGGGTTTTGGCACAAGTTCGGGATTCACGCTCCGGACCGATTCCACCGCCGGGTGCAATCAATGTAATTCGATGTCATCATGCGCCGTTTTACGCCTCGTATGGTCTGCTGCCCAGGTCAAAAGGCAGTCGGACATCATACACAAGTATGACCGCTGTGACTCCGGGGCCGACTGCACTACACTGGCTTCCATGTCCCTCTA
It encodes the following:
- a CDS encoding serine/threonine protein kinase, which encodes MTRILAQRYELQSEIAGGGAAAVWQGVDQVTEEPVAVKVLHPRLRAETDSVEAFFAEAEALAELSHPNIVEVKDFIVTDDIAATVLEHVPNGDLKNRVRQDGPLSPHSAALLCADVAQALAHVHDTGLIHGDVKPGNILLGEDYQAKLIDFGTVRPHDDPRPPSHGTAEYAAPEIALGQPVSGASDVYALAVVLFECMSGGNPYRGGGDVETVLRRHVDQIPPCPVDVDGQLWNLLAAALTVRPNERPSAAQFAQGLRAVAPRLSRAAGAVTHYRLVDRRLAPAMEPTPPQPPVAVAAPADGGRHTRTATVTLAAGIAVGLSLVGALLFFPRGDAEETAGDDQPSVSVEESSPDPASSQEESETPREPQPSSDEPASDGPEGGEDPGESESEEPLETDEPEPSEEPDNEDDTDQVPGEEHLGSPLPGNHG